Genomic segment of Candidatus Babeliales bacterium:
CTTCTTTGGTTTTTTTAAGATATCATTGGGAATTACTACGCTTGTCGTGGGGCATACATTGATTGGGATAGCATTTGCACTGCCTATTATTAGGGCGCGCTTTGAAGAAATCGATGTTCGTGTTCTTGAGGCATCGGCGGATTTGGGAGCATCAGAACGACAGACTATTTTCAAGGTCTTGATTCCTATTTTACGACCAGCATTGCTTTCTGCCGGCCTGCTTGTGTTCATTATTTCTATGGATGACTTTTTGGTTTCTTTTTTTTGTACAGGAAGTGAAACACAAACCCTGCCTTTGTATATTTTTTCCATGATTCGATTGGGTGTTTCTCCTGTAATTAATGCGCTTTCAACGGTTTTACTTGCTGTGACGAGTGCTGTCGTGATGGTGTTATCAAGTTTCAATATTAAAAGCAGGATTATGGAATCATGATGGCCATTAGACGATTTTTGCTAACGCGTGGTATCCTGGCACTTTTTTGGACAGCACTCTTTCTGGGTGGCTTGTATGTTAGCCGCGTGATTCCTCGTGGTTTTTTTAAAAAAAATATTAATATCATTGCTTGGGTTGAGTTGTTGGATGCACACAAAATTGCAGAGTTCGAACGTGAAACGGGCATCCAAGTTAATATTTCGTACTATGATAATAAGGACGAGCTGTTGACCAAGTTGCAGGTCGGTGGTGGTGGCAATTATGACATGATCATTACGACGGGATATGTTGTTGATACTCTAATTCGCAAACAGATGTTGCAACCAATGGATCGATCTCGTTTATCTTTTTTGGCTGCCTTGAATCCTGCTCTTTTGCGCCATTATTATGATCCTAAAAATGAGTATTCTATTCCATATTCCTGGAGTGTGTATGGTGTTGGTGTGGATGTTCGGATGATTCCTAATTATCAAGAGATAACATGGAAAAAATTGTTTGATCCTGCGCAGCTTTCAGGGAAGCGCACTGTTATGGATGATCCTCGCGAATTATACACGATGGGAGCTTATGCATTATATGGTTCTAGTGACGCATTGAATAAGGATACATTGTATGAGGTACAGAAGCTTCTTGTAAAGCAAAAACCAGCGGTTGAAGCGTACACAGATAGTGGCAGCGCATATTTGCTTGCATCAGGGCAAACGCAGATGACAATTACAGAAGGTGCATATGTCATGCGACTCATGAATAATTACCCACATATAAAATTTTGG
This window contains:
- a CDS encoding ABC transporter permease, whose protein sequence is MNRSDWILPLWTLVSYVFLYVPIIILVIYSFNDAALSFTWSGFTTKWYRHLIHEPELLRALYNSIVVAALAVVFSLTLSFLFVFYNKRARLARYVSLFYGGAVLPDIVMAVGLLSFFGFFKISLGITTLVVGHTLIGIAFALPIIRARFEEIDVRVLEASADLGASERQTIFKVLIPILRPALLSAGLLVFIISMDDFLVSFFCTGSETQTLPLYIFSMIRLGVSPVINALSTVLLAVTSAVVMVLSSFNIKSRIMES
- a CDS encoding spermidine/putrescine ABC transporter substrate-binding protein — protein: MMAIRRFLLTRGILALFWTALFLGGLYVSRVIPRGFFKKNINIIAWVELLDAHKIAEFERETGIQVNISYYDNKDELLTKLQVGGGGNYDMIITTGYVVDTLIRKQMLQPMDRSRLSFLAALNPALLRHYYDPKNEYSIPYSWSVYGVGVDVRMIPNYQEITWKKLFDPAQLSGKRTVMDDPRELYTMGAYALYGSSDALNKDTLYEVQKLLVKQKPAVEAYTDSGSAYLLASGQTQMTITEGAYVMRLMNNYPHIKFWVPKEGSFMTIESVVIPRSTKKLDRIYSFINFLFKTDIMKHHAQLFYFLPSR